GCCATAAATGACCTGCAGGCGCAGATTAAAGAGAAGCAGCATGTCTTCTTCGACATGGAAGCCTACTTGCCAAAGAAGAACGGGTACATTgcttctttatctttgtttttttttctttttcttccttcctcaAAAAATGTCCTGGTTCTCCAAATAAAATTCATAAGGTGTAGCTGCTAAAGAGACATGTCTTTAGGACTTTTAGACCCATGTTCACGTCACAACTTATTGCTCATTTCTGTttttccagtttagtttttgtGTAAGGCATGATGGCGCGAATTGTGCTTAATCTATTATCACACGGATAAGTCGCGTCACAAGTGGCGACAAagataatatgataatattggAAGAAAATTCAACAGTCATTACAACAGTCAGGGAGGAAGTGTTGGGGagaaaaagtaaatatttgCAGGCATCACTTATACTTCTGTACTTCAACTCTGTTTttcaactttaaataaaacatcctGATATTTTTGAAAGTCGGGATAAATACtacagatttacaaaaaaaaaaaaaaaacttgtgtaaATAGCAGATGAgtattttagtcttttttttttttcttgttttttttgggggggggagggggggggggctttcATGATGTGAAAAAGACTAAACACCAATTGAAATGTAGCTCAATTCCCTGCGAGTGTGAATCCGTGTAACATTTCATAAtccaagcacacacactgcatcttTTTAGTTAAATTGAGATTTTTATGGGGTGTGTATGTATCTGTGTATTGAGTGGTCCTCCTTTCACCCACCTTCATGTCGGTTTTTCTCTTATGTCCTTAACGAATGACCAACACTTGAAATCTGACCCAACCTAATGTGCTGTTTCACAGATCCAAAATAGGATTTCACATTTTTTGCTGTTCATGCAGTAAACCATATCCATCTCAAAATAGACATGCCATCAAAAATCTGATTTGATTAGCCGACTGTACGATTGATACTGCAGGATGTGATTCAGCAAATGCAGATACAGAACATTCCCGTTATGTGTTTAAACATGTCCTATGTTTTTGCCTGCTTTTATTTCGTCAACAGATTATACCTAAGTCTGGTTCTTGGGAATGTGAACGTAACGTTGCTCAGCAACCAGACAAAGTAAGAAACTCCAATCTAACTTTAAGTTCCCATTTCAATTTGTATCCCATCCTAATCCAagttattaaatgttattaagaATGGCTGTAGTGAAAAGTATCTTCTCTCTGTATTGTGATAGATTTGCATATAAGGATGAGTATGAGAAGTTTAAGCTGTGCATGACCATAATCCTAATGCTGGGTGCCATCACATGCCTCTTCCTGCTGAACCACCGGTAAGACATGCTTATACTAACATATGCTTATACAGTTACGGGTGAAATAAACGGTTTCAAGGGTGTGTGAAATCTCTTTTGTGTTGCAGTGTCACAGACGAAATCTTCAATTTTTTATTGGTGTGGTATTACTGTACGCTGACCATCAGGGAAAGCATTCTCATCAACAACGGCTCCAGGTGAAGCTAATAATCTCACATTTTATAAAAGGAAAACTGATAAACAGTCTGGTGCGTTATTAGGTctgtttacatttgttttaagtCTTTCCAAATAAACTGGTTAAACATAAACTAACATTAGGGCTGACCCTGACATACTATCGGTATACGTccttaaaaaaagttacagaacaTGATGACTTGGTCTAGCTTAGCCTAGTCTTTCCTCAATGTGCTCAAAAATGCTTGCGTTAcctgctaaaataaataaaaaatggtatgctctaatgtttaattaagtcgcctttagctttgattacagcacatgGTGCTGCGGTTGCTAAttgaaaaaaaggaggaaaaaatgtcatagttgtaataacctggtcattcagtacacaCGGGTAAtcatctgacttcattttatagccacataatgttgccgagtctagacctgaccaactgcctccagaggcttctACAgagggcactatgcatgatgagtgcattactttatgcacttcccttcttaccgtAACACACACGTCAGTCTGGAGTCATCAGACCATatgaccttttcccattgcaTTTCCCAAGtcaaatctttatgctcccaagCAAACTAAATCCAACAGTTGTTTAGTCCCAATACAGATAGTCCCTGATTTACGAACATTAGAGTTACGAATTTTTCGAAGATACGAACGAACTGCAGCTCAACTGTACTCCTGGTTTAGTCACGGAAGTAGCTGAAGTGTATTGTACagaaaatagacactgcagcgcaccagataccaatatttacaattatatacaatattttcggcgtgtaagtaaatgtataaaatgtcaggTATATTATATGTGTCAGTCcgggatgatgatgatagacaatgactgtcctgtaaagctgtcctgatcgTCAATAATTAAAATGTCTGAAAATCCTCAATAAACGAGTTCACAGTACATTACAATGAaaaacagctctaagacaaAACGGCGCTGGGGTTCCCCCTCACGATTTAAAGCCTCAGAGACTGCACTGTTACATTTTACATGTGAGAGAGATTTCTTAAGGCATGATTATGGTTTTTGGCCTCATGATGGCAATGTGGGGCATGGGGACGGAGATTTAGTtaaagtggattggtatgctttatatttgtgttaaaggcgtacaagactcactttgtcggatttaaaaacaaattgggCTTATGAATGAGCTCTGTTCCAGGAGACTGCTcataagttggggactacctgtaccaACACATAAACTAACTCTTCAACTTGTATTATGGTGAAAAGTTTAgtgttgtgtgtatatactAAAATAACACGTATTTAAAGAATTCCAGGTATGGTAATCATTAACCTTTAAGCCTAATCGATGtcaattgttttgtttaattaattgtgatttaaattttatgatctggattgtatttatttattttttatattgtattttattattcatttacttacattttatttgtacaaacaGTATCTGAGTCAGACTTGTTTGAGTAGCTGATATTAAATAACCAGGTACACTGTGGTACATCCTGTAATGTTTTAATCTTCCCATTTTATCCTGCATGTATGATGAAGTGTGTTTTATATTGTGCGTTTCAGAATTAAAGGCTGGTGGGTTTTGCATCACTACGTCTCCACGTTTCTCTCAGGTGTCATGCTTACCTGGTGAGACGCTCCTACAgtcaaaaatgtaaaaccctTCAATCAACACATAGCAAATGTTGTGTTTCTTAAATGTGTTTATCTGCTTTAAGGCCTGAGGGAGTAATATATCAGACGTTCAGGAGTCAGTTCCTGGCCTTCTCCATTTTTCAGAGTAAGAGCTGATGCAGTGCTGAATTTTTAGTGGATTGTCTATTAAATTAAGTGTGAATAATAACTACTAAATAATGAGGATGAGATTGAACAATCGTACACTTTTCTATTCTTATGCCATCTATATGTGTGTTGCAGGTTGTGTGCAATTTCTGCAGTATTATTATCAGAGCGGGTGTCTGTATCGGCTGCGTGCTTTAGGGGAGCGGAATCAGCTGGATCTGACAGTAGGTGAGTTTTACGCATCAGTACATGTGACTGGGAAGTCACTCTATTTGAGTAAAGTGACGTCTTATTTTTCTGTCACTTTCGGATGACCAAACTGGTTGCAAACAGTGATGTAAAGAATATTTATAGTTTACATGACATCCCATTCGTCCAGCATTATACTTTCAATTTATAGTtttgtacactgcctggccaaaaaatttTTGATGGTTCCAATTTTTGGACTGTATCAAGCAAAGAGATTTAATCATTGAATCTAGGTTAAGAAGcctttaacacattatcaaaaccagAAAAGATAGGCTTCATTAAGATTTGACTCTGGAGCAAtgcaaaaaggtcatgtggtctgatgggtccagattgagcctattccagagtaatgggtgcgtcagggtaagatgggaagtgcatgaagcgatgcaaccatcatgcatagtgtgtACTGTTCAagactctggaggcagtgttatgatttggtgttgcttcagttggtcagggttaggctcagcaacgttatgtaaaatgcgtgcgtgtgtgcgcctGCCTTGGCATAGACATCAGATCCTCTGTGACCTTGTCCAGCACTAATCTTTTACTGAACATTTATTGATTGAATGAGTAAGGATTGACGTCAATGTTTGTCCAGTGCTTTTGCAGAGGTGTTTACTGATTGATTAACTGAACGATAGCTTGGGTCATTTTGAAAGGGGATCATCTTTAAAGTATTAATTACATAAAACTACAAGTCACTGTTGGAACACTACTgtcactttttttgtgtgtgtgtgtccacctATGTGAGAAGTGTCTTGTTTGTGTGTCACTTCCTGCATCAAAAGGAAATGCATCTGCTCCTGAAGATAGATTTTAGCCCCAAGAATGTTAGTAAGGTTAGAGGCTGATGTTTGGGAAGGAAGTCTAGTGCTCCAGTTTCTCGCAAAGGTTATCGATTGGGTGAaaatcagggctctgtgcaggacactcaagTTCTTGTAGTTTAACCCTGCAATGACTTCACACAGTTGGTGTGATGGCTGGGTTTTCACgattcttttttcatttatttagccAGTGCGTATGTGTCTTTGTGTTAATTGGATGTGTCGtctcttttttgggggggatggTTTAGAGGGTTTCCAGTCATGGATGTGGAGAGGACTGACCTTCCTCTTGCCATTTCTGTTCTTTGGACATGTAAGTTTAAACACTACACTGCACTGATGCAAGATGACTTATTGTTAGTATTGATATTATAAATCTTTTGGTTAAATATCATCTTGCAGTAGAATTTCTAAATCAGAAAATGAACAGAGGAAATATCTTTAATTCCTGACTCGTGTGTTCAGGCAGAGAtattaacgtgtgtgtgttttagttttgGCAGCTGTACAACGCAGTGACTCTGTTTAGACTTGCTGCACGGGACGACTGTAAAGAGTGGCAGGTatgtacacattcacacacgtaCATAATCCAGCACATGTCTGTATCCGGCCCTGACCTGTGATACATTTGTCTGGCGTAATCGTTGCATGCCACAGGTGTTCATGCTGGCTTTGACCTTCCTCGTGCTGTTCCTGGGGAACTTCCTGACAACGCTCAAAGTGGTCCATCAGAAGGTACAGAAGAACAACCAGAAAAAGGAGGAGCAGAAGAAAAACTGAAACTATGCTTTCTGAAGGCCACCTCTTGGTTGGTTGTCATGGCAACATCCCCTTCACTACAGAGACAGTGTGCGGACGGAGACCAAGCTGCCTCGTCTCGGTGCTCCGTGTACCGTTGGGCGTCTCTCGGCTGTGTTACGTGATGGACATTTTCAGTGATTTTTACACACAGgtcaaacattttaattgtgGTCGGTGTGAATGTTTACACATCAGCTTGCCGCTGGAGACGCACATGTGATCAGCGATTCACAAAGGGACAGGGGAGGAAACAagattttaaatgtgaaattgaTTAAACGATGCTGAATTAAAAGTCTTGTTTCCTGCATCTTTTTTACCTGATTGTCGGGCATTTACTCACAGGCCCTCGCTTTtaatcagcaaacttgatgtgacttgtttcctttttcttcaGCTCAGAGCAGTTGTGTTTGACAACATAGCTATTGTAACACAAAACTAACTTGGCAGTATGTTAACATTAGAAGAAATGTTAGTTAAGCTTAATCTCATCTATTACACTACTGTTATATGGCTGACCtatgttacaaaaaaagtttattttatttatttttttgatgacCATTTGTTAATtgagtttatttattgtttagttcttatttaattcattttcaaaATTACAAAATTGTAATTTATTAAAAGGGACTTTAAGGTGGGAAAATAGCATCAACAAATAACATGGTTTGTGTGCTTATGGTCTGcgctggattggcaccctgactAGACCTTTGGGATGGGCTCTAGGGCTCCCATGactgtgtacaggataagcggtgtaGAGAACAAGTGAGTGAGAGTATTGCTCCCACCTCCAAGTCCTTACCTACTACAGAGCCAAAACAATGTATATACatttcaggaaaataaaatagtatgatattgttatacatatacacacacatatgtattatatatatatatatatatatatatatatatatatatatatatatacacatacatacacacacatactctcacctaaaggattattaggaacaccatactaataaaGTGTTTGaacccctttcgccttcagaactgcctcaattctacgtggcattgattcaacaaggtgctgaaagcattctttagaaatgttggcccatattgataggatagcatcttgcagttgatggagatttgtgggatgcacatccagggcacgaagctcccgttccacctcccaaagatgctctattgggttgagatctggtgactgtgggggccattttagtacagtgaactcattgtaatattcaagaaaccaatttgaaatgattcgagctttgtgacatggtgcattattctgctggaagtagccatcagaggatgggtacatggtcagaaacaatgctcaggtagcctgtggcatttaaactaTGCTTAATTGGCACTatggggcctaaagtgtgccaagaaaacatcccccacaccattacaccaccagcagcagcctgcacagtggtaacaaggcatgatggatccatgttctcattctgtttatgccgaattctgactctaccatttgaatgtctcaacagaaatcgagactcatcaaaTCAGGCAAaattttttccagtcttcaactgtccaattttggtgagctcgtgcaaattgtagcctctttttcctatttgtagtggagatgagtggtacccggtggggtcttctgctgttgtagcccatccgcctcaaggttgtgcgtattgtggcttcacaaatgctttgctgcatacctcggttgtaacgagtggttctctcagtcaaagttgctcttctatcagcttgaatcagtcggcccattctcctctgacctctagcatcaacaaggcatatatatatatatatatatatatatatatatatatataatatttatatatattatatttatatatatataaatgaaataaatttagtataaaaagtaactttttttcttgaagtgtgtataatttttttgctaACTATAGCTTTATTCaacgtgtttatttttttaatactgtataacattGACTATAAAATTCACAGTGCATCTATAAAtgtatgaaattaaatatttcaagaTGCTTTTTCTTCAGTTTGATTGACTTGAATATGGCTagaatattttcattaaaattttattaaattactgtttgtctttcggctgctcccagcaaggggtcgccacagtgaaccATCCACTCCGCACAGGCAAGCTTAACACAGGTTTAACGCGAGACAGAAGcctttcctgacacaaccctcccattttatccaggcttgagaccggcactgcatccagtggctgggaatcgaacccgggctaatacttaaatatacagtcagccaaaaaaatgtatacgcaCTGCATAAGGAGTATGTATACTGCATAAGGAGTGGAATGAGGCTGAAGttagtgcatcaagagccaccacacacagacaccatcAGGAAATAGGCTACAACT
The sequence above is drawn from the Clarias gariepinus isolate MV-2021 ecotype Netherlands chromosome 17, CGAR_prim_01v2, whole genome shotgun sequence genome and encodes:
- the tmem120b gene encoding transmembrane protein 120B, translating into MAVVTMSLERCRSEWEEIEKEYQQLQETHKVYRQKLEELTHLQAICSGAICKQRKGLKELGHALRQCSKSCDDKESLAINDLQAQIKEKQHVFFDMEAYLPKKNGLYLSLVLGNVNVTLLSNQTKFAYKDEYEKFKLCMTIILMLGAITCLFLLNHRVTDEIFNFLLVWYYCTLTIRESILINNGSRIKGWWVLHHYVSTFLSGVMLTWPEGVIYQTFRSQFLAFSIFQSCVQFLQYYYQSGCLYRLRALGERNQLDLTVEGFQSWMWRGLTFLLPFLFFGHFWQLYNAVTLFRLAARDDCKEWQVFMLALTFLVLFLGNFLTTLKVVHQKVQKNNQKKEEQKKN